A region from the Lolium perenne isolate Kyuss_39 chromosome 4, Kyuss_2.0, whole genome shotgun sequence genome encodes:
- the LOC127323406 gene encoding 2,3-bisphosphoglycerate-independent phosphoglycerate mutase encodes MAMPWKLADHPRMGKGKVVGVVVLDGWGEAPPDPFNCIHVADTPTMDALKKGAPERWRLIKAHGTAVGLPTDDDMGNSEVGHNALGAGQIYAQGAKLVDLALASGKIYEGEGFKYIQQSFETGTLHLIGLLSDGGVHSRIDQLQLLLKGASEHGAKRIRVHILTDGRDVLDGSSVAFVEALENDLAKLREKGVDARVASGGGRMYVTMDRYENDWQVVKRGWDAQVLGEAPHKFQNALDAVKTLREVPKANDQYLPPFVVVDESGKPVGPIMDGDAVVTFNFRADRMVMLAKALEYETFDQFDRVRFPKIRYAGMLQYDGELKLPSHYLVAPPEIERTSGEYLAHNGIRTYACSETVKFGHVTFFWNGNRSGYFNPNLEKYEEIPSDSGIPFNEQPKMKAMEVAEKAKDAILSGKFDQVRVNIPNGDMVGHTGDLEATIIGCKAADEAVKIILDAIEQEGGIFVVTADHGNAEDMAKRDKYGKPIRDKDGNVQPLTSHTLNPVPIAIGGPGLASGARFRKDLTDAGLANVAATVMNLHGFEAPDHYEQTLIEVSAAPYLSASSADRT; translated from the exons ATGGCGATGCCGTGGAAGCTGGCGGACCACCCGAGGATGGGGAAAGGGAAAGTGGTGGGCGTGGTGGTGCTGGACGGCTGGGGCGAGGCGCCGCCGGACCCTTTCAACTGCATCCACGTCGCCGACACCCCCACCATGGACGCCCTCAAGAAG GGTGCTCCGGAGCGGTGGAGGCTGATCAAAGCTCACGGGACGGCGGTGGGGCTGCCTACGGACGATGACATGGGCAACAGCGAGGTCGGCCACAACGCCCTCGGAGCCGGCCAGATATACGCCCAGGG TGCAAAACTGGTAGATCTGGCGCTCGCCTCTGGGAAGATATACGAGGGGGAAGGGTTCAAGTACATCCAGCAGTCCTTTGAGACGGGCACACTGCACCTCATTGGTTTGCTAAGCGATGGAGGAGTACACTCAAGGATTGACCAGCTGCAG TTGCTTCTGAAAGGTGCTAGTGAACATGGTGCAAAAAGGATACGGGTTCATATCCTTACCGATGGGCGTGATGTATTGGATGGCAGCAGTGTCGCATTCGTGGAAGCGCTTGAGAATGATCTAGCTAAGTTACGAGAGAAGGGAGTTGATGCAAGAGTTGCATCTGGTGGAGGCAGGATGTATGTTACCATGGACCGTTATGAG AATGATTGGCAAGTTGTGAAGCGTGGTTGGGATGCGCAGGTTCTTGGTGAAGCCCCCCATAAGTTTCAAAATGCCCTTGACGCTGTGAAAACGCTCAGGGAGGTTCCAAAGGCCAACGATCAGTATTTACCCCCTtttgttgtcgttgatgaaagtGGAAAGCCGGTCGGGCCTATAATGGATGGAGATGCAGTTGTGACATTCAACTTCAGAGCTGATCGCATGGTGATGCTTGCGAAGGCTCTAGAGTACGAGACTTTCGACCAATTTGACCGTGTTAGGTTCCCCAAGATCCGCTATGCTGGTATGCTTCAGTATGATGGCGAACTGAAACTTCCAAGCCATTACCTTGTTGCTCCACCGGAGATAGAGAGGACGTCCGGTGAGTACTTAGCCCACAATGGCATACGCACATATGCTTGCAG CGAGACTGTCAAATTTGGTCATGTCACCTTTTTCTGGAATGGGAATCGGTCTGGCTACTTCAACCCAAACTTGGAAAAATACGAAGAAATTCCAAGTGACAGTGGCATACCCTTCAATGAACAGCCAAAAATGAAGGCCATGGAAGTTGCAGAGAAGGCAAAGGATGCCATCCTAAGTGGAAAATTTGATCAG GTGAGGGTAAACATCCCCAATGGAGATATGGTTGGCCACACGGGTGACCTTGAAGCTACCATCATTGGTTGCAAGGCCGCTGATGAAGCCGTCAAG ATTATTCTTGACGCCATCGAGCAAGAGGGTGGCATCTTCGTGGTCACCGCTGACCATGGCAATGCCGAGGACATGGCGAAAAGAGATAAATATGGGAAACCAATTCGCGACAAAGATGGAAATGTTCAGCCACTTACTTCACATACCCTGAATCCA GTCCCCATCGCCATTGGAGGTCCAGGGCTTGCGTCAGGGGCTCGATTCCGGAAAGACCTTACGGATGCTGGGCTCGCTAACGTTGCGGCAACAGTCATGAACCTCCATGGTTTTGAGGCCCCTGATCACTATGAGCAAACTCTCATCGAAGTCTCGGCGGCCCCATATCTTAGTGCTTCATCTGCAGATCGTACATAG
- the LOC127347502 gene encoding uncharacterized protein isoform X1, translating to MDGEVASNVALDSAVFHVNLTKNRYEAIACSEESAESVASGPFDQLVLHLEDAKNFQSRSSSGSFKLLLAGDARRSTWFTKSTLERFLHIINSPDAPKTANGILQEMSQLEETRKFHDSLYSKEQQSLMGGALTGGLFSTIGIPQQGNVGPNSSVATKNELLRALDLRLSALKEEILVLLSRAVGSNLSNKEISNLSTFVQHFGTSEFSWLMRCLLLIRDCQPSVLAQQKDSTAERHDDALEVRDISSHTNIQRPITNNVSPAKLAQVERKMSMESDDSSESSDEEEPVVERSRPLMRSASPRRSASPMRRVQIGRSGSRRSTPIAIKSLSYFPPSQRVALDKDDESSCNGETDQPPRRSDNNIRRMSVQDAISLFENKQKGPNPDSESKKAGLVATKSVLRRWSSGMGDSLNSSMSEEKTSDSTSQTKSNSMAPNEEKNEAELQVETDAAPSSVVAPEVGSYDGDGHGIAGSEMENMVSHHTNISSEHSGQESNSDRAMASAEWNRQKEAELNQMLMKMMEVMPGKFAGANVTAAGLISANEKKGGQQREKRDTKVRTEKGGKRPAKEANTKLLKESVGQNTKPLKEQNKAAVTPKASTITEKRNSPVPQRPRRNSSPPVLPKEVASKTPAKRSSPKPSPAPATRSSWSGSLTKATTSTAQKTKSSPGAASTLTPTSRRRAVTTPPSSQPVSKVEKTLHPVKNKKEPVTAAKPAIKVHEEKKTRTSTKPSRVPKSSPASEEKSSATTKSSLYNKVPKKSSVVPLESKPVKKATGISQGVGSVAVKTKVLQLCDSPKDIGSVTQVEDKEESPVTTEPTTKVPEAVLAQPAHDVDENIEISLDNDLNIEKTENTGSSVTAPETGSSDKVEPSVIEVKPLDEDMDISSAAWVEVEHQEVTDVGESVTGEDVTSPAIEPLPSSSPKIRHSLSQMLQADSNEPEIIEWGNAENPPAIVFHKDSPKGFKRLLKFARKNKGDNTNGWASSSVVSDGEDEQEESGASDGANSSRRTFDGSKTNSILSAQSTTSSFNATSSDRLRDRPAAAPSTTASRSFFSLSNFRSSKTNESKLR from the exons ATGGACGGGGAAGTTGCTAGCAACGTGGCGCTTGATTCTGCTGTGTTCCATGTGAACTTAACCAAAAACAG GTATGAGGCAATTGCTTGTAGCGAAGAGAGTGCTGAATCGGTAGCATCTGGTCCTTTTGATCAACTAGTACTGCACTTGGAAGATGCCAAAAACTTCCAATCTCGTTCATCAAGTGGCTCATTTAAGCTGTTATTGGCTGGAGATGCAAGACGCTCTACCTGGTTCACAAAATCCACCTTAGAGAG ATTCCTTCATATCATAAATTCGCCCGATGCACCAAAAACAGCGAATGGAATTTTACAGGAGATGTCTCAGCTGGAGGAAACCAGAAAATTTCATGATTCTCTTTACTCCAAG GAGCAACAAAGTCTTATGGGTGGTGCTCTTACAG GAGGTCTCTTCAGTACCATTGGCATACCACAACAG GGAAATGTTGGCCCAAACTCCTCCGTGGCTACAAA GAATGAATTACTTCGAGCACTGGATTTGAGGCTGTCAGCACTGAAAGAAGAGATCCTGGTCTTATTGAGTCGAGCAGTTGGCTCTAATTTGTCAAATAAAGAAATATCAAATTTGTCTACTTTTGTTCAGCATTTCGGGACATCAGAGTTTAG TTGGTTGATGCGTTGCCTACTGTTGATCCGGGATTGCCAGCCCTCTGTGCTCGCTCAACAGAAAGATTCCACTGCTGAGCGACATGATGATGCACTTGAGGTTCGCGATATCAGCTCCCACACCAATATCCAGAGACCTATTACCAATAATGTCTCTCCAGCAAAGCTTGCACAAGTTGAACGTAAAATGTCAATGGAAAGCGATGATTCCTCCGAGTCCAGTGATGAAGAGGAGCCTGTTGTTGAAAGAAGCCGGCCTCTTATGAGATCTGCCTCTCCTAGGAGGTCTGCTTCTCCAATGAGAAGGGTTCAAATTGGGAGATCGGGATCTCGTCGGTCAACGCCAATTGCCATCAAGAGCCTCAGCTACTTCCCTCCTAGCCAGAGAGTTGCTTTGGACAAAGATGACGAAAGCAGCTGCAATGGTGAAACGGACCAGCCGCCAAGGAGATCTGacaacaacataagaaggatgagCGTGCAAGACGCAATTAGCCTTTTTGAGAACAAGCAAAAGGGTCCGAATCCGGATTCTGAAAGTAAGAAAGCTGGCTTGGTTGCTACCAAATCAGTACTACGCAGGTGGAGTTCAGGAATGGGTGACTCTTTGAATAGTAGTATGTCAGAAGAAAAAACCTCAGATTCTACATCTCAAACTAAATCCAACAGTATGGCTCCTAACGAAGAGAAGAATGAAGCGGAATTACAGGTCGAGACAGATGCAGCGCCAAGCAGTGTTGTCGCACCCGAGGTAGGAAGTTACGATGGCGATGGTCATGGCATCGCAGGGTCAGAAATGGAAAATATGGTGTCACACCATACAAATATTTCTTCTGAGCATTCTGGACAGGAGTCAAACAGTGACAGGGCAATGGCCTCTGCTGAGTGGAACCGTCAGAAGGAAGCCGAACTTAACCAAATGTTAATGAAAATGATGGAGGTCATGCCTGGAAAATTCGCAGGAGCCAATGTCACTGCTGCTGGGCTCATTTCTGCAAATGAGAAGAAAGGTGGACAGCAAAGAGAGAAGCGAGACACAAAAGTTCGCACCGAGAAAGGTGGAAAGCGACCAGCAAAGGAGGCGAACACCAAGCTCTTAAAGGAATCAGTTGGCCAGAACACCAAGCCCCTCAAGGAACAGAACAAAGCAGCAGTTACCCCGAAAGCCAGCACCATAACAGAGAAACGTAATTCACCTGTTCCTCAAAGGCCCCGGAGAAATTCGTCACCTCCAGTCTTGCCAAAGGAAGTGGCATCAAAGACACCAGCCAAAAGGAGTTCCCCAAAACCATCACCTGCACCAGCTACCCGTAGTTCATGGTCTGGGTCTCTTACTAAAGCAACTACTAGTACTGCACAGAAAACTAAGAGCTCTCCTGGAGCGGCTTCAACATTGACGCCAACTAGCCGGAGAAGGGCCGTGACAACACCACCATCATCTCAGCCGGTGTCAAAGGTGGAAAAAACCCTTCATCCAGTGAAGAACAAGAAAGAACCCGTGACTGCCGCAAAGCCAGCCATTAAggtgcatgaagagaagaagacaAGGACATCAACAAAGCCGAGCAGAGTGCCTAAAAGTTCACCTGCTTCAGAAGAAAAATCAAGTGCAACAACAAAGTCAAGCTTGTACAACAAGGTCCCCAAAAAAAGCAGTGTTGTACCACTAGAATCCAAACCTGTGAAGAAAGCCACTGGGATTAGTCAGGGTGTTGGTTCTGTTGCTGTTAAGACTAAGGTGCTGCAGCTATGTGACTCTCCGAAGGACATTGGAAGTGTTACCCAAGTAGAAGATAAGGAGGAATCTCCTGTGACAACCGAGCCAACTACCAAGGTACCCGAGGCTGTTCTTGCTCAACCAGCACATGATGTTGATGAAAATATAGAAATTTCCCTCGATAATGACTTGAATATTGAAAAAACAGAAAACACGGGCTCGAGTGTAACTGCGCCAGAAACGGGCTCCAGTGACAAGGTTGAGCCCTCTGTCATTGAGGTCAAACCTCTTGACGAGGACATGGACATCTCATCAGCTGCCTGGGTAGAAGTAGAACATCAAGAAGTTACTGATGTGGGTGAAAGTGTGACAGGCGAGGATGTCACCTCACCAGCAATCGAACCATTGCCATCATCAAGCCCAAAAATCCGACATTCATTGTCACAAATGTTGCAAGCAGATAGCAACGAACCAGAAATTATTGAGTGGGGAAATGCTGAAAACCCACCTGCAATAGTTTTTCATAAAGATTCTCCAAAGGGATTCAAGAGACTTCTAAAATTTGCTCGGAAAAACAAAGGAGACAACActaatggctgggcaagctcatcGGTAGTTTCTGACGGAGAAGATGAACAAGAAGAATCTGGTGCTAGTGATGGTGCAAATTCGAGCAGGAGAACTTTTGATGGTTCCAAGACTAATAGCATCTTGTCAG CTCAATCAACCACCAGCAGCTTCAATGCCACCAGCTCAGATAGGCTACGAGACAGGCCTGCAGCCGCGCCATCAA CTACAGCATCAAGATCATTCTTCTCCCTCTCAAACTTCCGGAGCAGCAAGACCAATGAGTCAAAGCTTCGATAG
- the LOC127347502 gene encoding uncharacterized protein isoform X2: protein MDGEVASNVALDSAVFHVNLTKNRYEAIACSEESAESVASGPFDQLVLHLEDAKNFQSRSSSGSFKLLLAGDARRSTWFTKSTLERFLHIINSPDAPKTANGILQEMSQLEETRKFHDSLYSKEQQSLMGGALTGGLFSTIGIPQQGNVGPNSSVATKNELLRALDLRLSALKEEILVLLSRAVGSNLSNKEISNLSTFVQHFGTSEFSWLMRCLLLIRDCQPSVLAQQKDSTAERHDDALEVRDISSHTNIQRPITNNVSPAKLAQVERKMSMESDDSSESSDEEEPVVERSRPLMRSASPRRSASPMRRVQIGRSGSRRSTPIAIKSLSYFPPSQRVALDKDDESSCNGETDQPPRRSDNNIRRMSVQDAISLFENKQKGPNPDSESKKAGLVATKSVLRRWSSGMGDSLNSSMSEEKTSDSTSQTKSNSMAPNEEKNEAELQVETDAAPSSVVAPEVGSYDGDGHGIAGSEMENMVSHHTNISSEHSGQESNSDRAMASAEWNRQKEAELNQMLMKMMEVMPGKFAGANVTAAGLISANEKKGGQQREKRDTKVRTEKGGKRPAKEANTKLLKESVGQNTKPLKEQNKAAVTPKASTITEKRNSPVPQRPRRNSSPPVLPKEVASKTPAKRSSPKPSPAPATRSSWSGSLTKATTSTAQKTKSSPGAASTLTPTSRRRAVTTPPSSQPVSKVEKTLHPVKNKKEPVTAAKPAIKVHEEKKTRTSTKPSRVPKSSPASEEKSSATTKSSLYNKVPKKSSVVPLESKPVKKATGISQGVGSVAVKTKVLQLCDSPKDIGSVTQVEDKEESPVTTEPTTKKTRARV from the exons ATGGACGGGGAAGTTGCTAGCAACGTGGCGCTTGATTCTGCTGTGTTCCATGTGAACTTAACCAAAAACAG GTATGAGGCAATTGCTTGTAGCGAAGAGAGTGCTGAATCGGTAGCATCTGGTCCTTTTGATCAACTAGTACTGCACTTGGAAGATGCCAAAAACTTCCAATCTCGTTCATCAAGTGGCTCATTTAAGCTGTTATTGGCTGGAGATGCAAGACGCTCTACCTGGTTCACAAAATCCACCTTAGAGAG ATTCCTTCATATCATAAATTCGCCCGATGCACCAAAAACAGCGAATGGAATTTTACAGGAGATGTCTCAGCTGGAGGAAACCAGAAAATTTCATGATTCTCTTTACTCCAAG GAGCAACAAAGTCTTATGGGTGGTGCTCTTACAG GAGGTCTCTTCAGTACCATTGGCATACCACAACAG GGAAATGTTGGCCCAAACTCCTCCGTGGCTACAAA GAATGAATTACTTCGAGCACTGGATTTGAGGCTGTCAGCACTGAAAGAAGAGATCCTGGTCTTATTGAGTCGAGCAGTTGGCTCTAATTTGTCAAATAAAGAAATATCAAATTTGTCTACTTTTGTTCAGCATTTCGGGACATCAGAGTTTAG TTGGTTGATGCGTTGCCTACTGTTGATCCGGGATTGCCAGCCCTCTGTGCTCGCTCAACAGAAAGATTCCACTGCTGAGCGACATGATGATGCACTTGAGGTTCGCGATATCAGCTCCCACACCAATATCCAGAGACCTATTACCAATAATGTCTCTCCAGCAAAGCTTGCACAAGTTGAACGTAAAATGTCAATGGAAAGCGATGATTCCTCCGAGTCCAGTGATGAAGAGGAGCCTGTTGTTGAAAGAAGCCGGCCTCTTATGAGATCTGCCTCTCCTAGGAGGTCTGCTTCTCCAATGAGAAGGGTTCAAATTGGGAGATCGGGATCTCGTCGGTCAACGCCAATTGCCATCAAGAGCCTCAGCTACTTCCCTCCTAGCCAGAGAGTTGCTTTGGACAAAGATGACGAAAGCAGCTGCAATGGTGAAACGGACCAGCCGCCAAGGAGATCTGacaacaacataagaaggatgagCGTGCAAGACGCAATTAGCCTTTTTGAGAACAAGCAAAAGGGTCCGAATCCGGATTCTGAAAGTAAGAAAGCTGGCTTGGTTGCTACCAAATCAGTACTACGCAGGTGGAGTTCAGGAATGGGTGACTCTTTGAATAGTAGTATGTCAGAAGAAAAAACCTCAGATTCTACATCTCAAACTAAATCCAACAGTATGGCTCCTAACGAAGAGAAGAATGAAGCGGAATTACAGGTCGAGACAGATGCAGCGCCAAGCAGTGTTGTCGCACCCGAGGTAGGAAGTTACGATGGCGATGGTCATGGCATCGCAGGGTCAGAAATGGAAAATATGGTGTCACACCATACAAATATTTCTTCTGAGCATTCTGGACAGGAGTCAAACAGTGACAGGGCAATGGCCTCTGCTGAGTGGAACCGTCAGAAGGAAGCCGAACTTAACCAAATGTTAATGAAAATGATGGAGGTCATGCCTGGAAAATTCGCAGGAGCCAATGTCACTGCTGCTGGGCTCATTTCTGCAAATGAGAAGAAAGGTGGACAGCAAAGAGAGAAGCGAGACACAAAAGTTCGCACCGAGAAAGGTGGAAAGCGACCAGCAAAGGAGGCGAACACCAAGCTCTTAAAGGAATCAGTTGGCCAGAACACCAAGCCCCTCAAGGAACAGAACAAAGCAGCAGTTACCCCGAAAGCCAGCACCATAACAGAGAAACGTAATTCACCTGTTCCTCAAAGGCCCCGGAGAAATTCGTCACCTCCAGTCTTGCCAAAGGAAGTGGCATCAAAGACACCAGCCAAAAGGAGTTCCCCAAAACCATCACCTGCACCAGCTACCCGTAGTTCATGGTCTGGGTCTCTTACTAAAGCAACTACTAGTACTGCACAGAAAACTAAGAGCTCTCCTGGAGCGGCTTCAACATTGACGCCAACTAGCCGGAGAAGGGCCGTGACAACACCACCATCATCTCAGCCGGTGTCAAAGGTGGAAAAAACCCTTCATCCAGTGAAGAACAAGAAAGAACCCGTGACTGCCGCAAAGCCAGCCATTAAggtgcatgaagagaagaagacaAGGACATCAACAAAGCCGAGCAGAGTGCCTAAAAGTTCACCTGCTTCAGAAGAAAAATCAAGTGCAACAACAAAGTCAAGCTTGTACAACAAGGTCCCCAAAAAAAGCAGTGTTGTACCACTAGAATCCAAACCTGTGAAGAAAGCCACTGGGATTAGTCAGGGTGTTGGTTCTGTTGCTGTTAAGACTAAGGTGCTGCAGCTATGTGACTCTCCGAAGGACATTGGAAGTGTTACCCAAGTAGAAGATAAGGAGGAATCTCCTGTGACAACCGAGCCAACTACCAAG AAAACACGGGCTCGAGTGTAA